The Quercus lobata isolate SW786 chromosome 9, ValleyOak3.0 Primary Assembly, whole genome shotgun sequence region GCAAAGTACCTTTTGCAGCATCAACAGCAATTTTCAGTCTGCGAACCCAACTTAATGAAGCCTTTTTACTGTTTATACCTGGAAGTAACATCAACAATGAAAACTGGAAATTCTCATAAAAGCAAGAAGGTGTCCCAAATATGTATCATGCATAACATACCATAAAGGTGATCAGCCAATGATCCCCCAGGTAGATACTCATAGACTAGTATTTGCTGCTTTGATTCATGACAGAATCCTTCCAAACATACAAGATTTTGATGACGAATTTGTGACAATAGATAGACCTAAAAACAATCCATAATATTGAAAAAGATTACGTAACATTGCAAGAGAATCATTGCTCTCAAGATATATAAAACAGGAAGCGTAATCCACTTTTCTCATGAATCCAGAGTATACAAAGAAGAGTTCAGATAGTGGACCTCATTGATAAAAGAATCAGCCCCAAGTTGGCTTTTATCAAACCTCACTTTCACGGCTACTAATTTTCCATCTCGAAGCTTTCCAAGGTAAACAGATCCAAAACTACCACGGCCTATAACCTCCTTGAAGTTGTTCGTAGCTGCTTTGATTTCTTTGTAGGAAAAGACTTTTGCTGCATTCCATTTTCGCATCTCAGTTGCTATATTCCAGTTTTGCATCTCTGCTGCTGCCCCTAAGAGTAACATATAGCTCATATAAGTGTCAAGTAAAAACTTCAATGTGCAACAAGAATGTAAACTTTCACATACTTGATGTATATGTAACTTCacttctatttttctttatgtACAGGAATACTGCAAGAGATAAGATAAGAGCAAGTACTGCTCCACCAACTGCACCAGCTATAATTGCTATATGATTATGTCCACTTTgcttttttttggtgaaaatagTAACTTGTGGTGTCTCAATTGAAGGGTTGGATGAAACATCATTGCATGTCATTGTGGAGGACCCAAGGCATAAATTTCCTGATGTTCTGTACAAAATTGATTTATCAGAATGCTAAAGTAATAGTTTAAATGACAACAATACTTTTTCCATACCTAATTTCCAAACTTTCTTTGTTCAAAGACTGCGGAAGGGCACCCTGCAGCTTGTTATTCTCCAGATTCCTGCAGAATGCAGGATAGGATATCTCATCTAGTGAAGCACATGATTTATCAAAATTAGATACAGAGTATTTTGCAAGAAATAGGATCCTCTATTCCTCTCCATTCCATCGGAAATGGACTCAtgaccaaaattttattttctggACCTAACCATGTATAGTAtgtcactttaaaaaaaaatttgaatgacATGGCACTGAATACACTTTTAGATAAGTATTATTTAATCCAAATCATGAAATGAATTcttttgaaatggagaggaatCACTAATGGAATCTATTTGATCTTAATATTTGCTTACAATAAGTGAAGGTTCACTAAATTTCCCAAGCTGTCCGGAACAATTCCCTGTAGGCTATTATTTTGCAAGTCCCtgtagaaaaaagaagaaaagcaaaggagaagagagagaatgcaCTATCAGTATCTCATTTTGAGTCCATATATTGGTCTAGGAACAGACAACTTACAGAATTTTAAGGCTAACCAAGTTCTCCAAATCTGAGCCAAAGGATGTTAGCTTATTGAAACTCAGGTTCCTGAAAATTCCAATTACCtggttattttcatttttcctaaataaaGCAATAATAGATTAAGACTTAAGATAGTCCAAGGAGGTATTACAATTTCTCAAGGTCTTGCAAGCTACCAAAATTCTGTATCACACCGGTGAGCGATGTGTTATGCAAATCCCTGGGGCATaacaacaaatatatcataAGAAACTATCTGACCAAACCAAATGTTAATTTAAGGCATTTctctgaggttaaaggagtttACAGAGTTTTGAGATCCAACAAGTCACCAAAAGTAGGACTAATTGTCCTAAGGTTGATGTCTGAAAGTTCCCTGAAATAAGGCACATAAATGAGACCATGGATGAGAAATAATCCCCATAATTAACACATTCATGTGCAATATGTCCATACAATGATGTAACAACGCTTCCTTCACAACCAATATGATCCCATTGAGTAGGAGAGCACGGATCGTCTTGCCACCCCAGATCTAAACCAGTGAACTGCTGAATAACCTGAAGTGCTGAAACTGCAAGAAAGTTTTAACAGACCATATATGAGTAAGAAAGATGGAGAGATCTAGCTTCTGGAATATTGACCTTATCAAGTAATGCACAATGAAAGCTCAATGGAACCTGTGGTTGATGAAGCTTCCAAAGGAATATCAACTATCTGATACACCTCAATTGCATTGATTTGAGGGTAGTAAGTGATACTCTTTAGTGTGATGTTCAAGCTCTTGATCTCTTTCCTCGTAAAGTATAGAGCACTAACCTCTGACATTTTTACAGTATAGTTTGATTGTACAACATCTCCATTGATTAATAAATTGAACGAAGGTGAAACAGGAACAATCCCAGCAAAATAGAGGACAATGTAGTAATCTGCTAGTGTATCAAGAGGAAGGTTGTATGTCAGCACTTCCTTTCTTGCCAGAACTCTCGCAGTTTCAAGAACAGCAGCAGGTGGACTCTCCCTTAGAGTAGACAGATTGAAGTTACGTTGGATCTTAAACCCCGTTGACACATGAAAGggtgtaaaatttttatcaGCGTCCCATATACGATCATATGGATCCAAAGGATACCTACATTTTAACACAAAGTTACAAACCAATCACAGAAAGTTTTAGATAAAAAATAGTGATTGCCCTAAAAGTGTAAGCGATTAAGAAATGGTGAATTCAATCATTTCTTAAACCCtgttgacacaaaatttaatcattattctaacaaaTTACTTAAATCATTCAAGCTACATATAATGGGAAAAGGAGGTTGAGGTTGAATGTTTATACCTCAATGAGCCATTGGCATAACCACAATTGATTCGATAACTCTTCCTAAGTGACTTATTGGGGAAATCTCCCATGCCACTTGCATAGGCTCCTTGAGGAAGTGGCCTTACTTCAAGTGAAGAAATGAGAGGAGATCCACCGTCCGGTATAGCAAGCAAGCAGAATGTCAGTGTTTCCTTATTATCTGACCATAAAAACTCTTCTGTCCAAGGATCATTAGTAGTGAGATTTATAGTGCTAGTAATAGCTCTCCCAAGGGAAACAGAGAATGCAGGGGGTTTCCCAAGTCCATCATAGTTTTGGTACAGAAATCGGGCTCTTACAAGAACCAAGGATGACACATTATTTACCGGTAACTTGTAACACTTGCGACCTTGAGTATTGGGAAAATACCGGATTGGGACATTGGATGTGGAGGTACCCCCACTGTTCTTAACGGTGGTGATGTTGCCTGTGCTTACATATTCACCATCAGGGACCCAAGATATTTTTGATGAATCAATATAACTAGTATTTCCACCACAAGATATGCTCAAAAAACCTGTACCATTTGTATAAATAAGCAAATTTTCAGACATTGTAGTACAAATTCAAGACAAACAACTTTCTAAAGAcaaacaacccccccccccccccccccataaCCCCAAATTTGATTACTCCAAAGAGTAAACATGCTTCCAAAGAGTAAAATTAAATATTCTGTCccgttataaaaaaaaaaaaaaaatggatatagTCAATTTCATGGTTAAGATTTTATGTCCTTGATCTGAGAGAATATAGAGTATCgtgatatttaaaattttaaatgatgagaCATTAAATACACTTTagattcatttaaaaaaaaaaaatgatttgttaaaaaaaaattacacacaagGGGAACAAAACGTACCATCTTGGTCACAAAAACCAACAACGAAAAAGCCACAGAAAAGAAGGAAGCCAACCCAGAAACACTTCATGTTCATGAACTCAGAACCCCGCAACCAATTTCAAGTATTTTTCTTGTCCCTCAGAAACTCAAGAGACTGATCTCACAAAGGCTAGAGTGAAAGTTTATGGTTTAACACCATCACCAGGCAGCAgcaaaagaataagagaaaagGACGTGTGTTCAGAAGAgtaacaagaaataaagtaaaTGATTATGTTTATTTGGGTGGGGTGGTGACAATTTGATGAGAGAGTAATGAGTAAAAGTGGGGTTCTTCTTTTCTTGAGTTTGAAgctgaaagaaaaagaaaggctATATGTAATGGATGATGATGGCCATGGTACTATTAAGCGTGGCGGTAGTGGTAATAATTATAGCTTTCGGTTAGTGATGAAAATATATGTTATggaaacagaaacaaaaacaaaaacaaaaaaagaaaagaaaaagaaagctgcTATTTTTCCTATGCTGGCTGCTGCATTAGTTGTGGTAGttgttgaaaatgaaaattgaaaaggatattgaagaagaaataaatgacGAAGGAGAACATAGTTACACGCACATTCTCTTTCTTTATGTCTCTATCTAGCTATCTAGTGGTAGTACGTGGACTAGGTCCTCAAAGTTGACACTGTCAGATATAAATCCCAATTATATGTAACTGGTTTGTTTCAAGTCAgtcagatttttattttttatgtaaatggCGTTGTGATGAGGCTCTGACTATTAATTAGATTTTCCTATATTGTACATGTACGGATAACGAGCCAATGGAAATGGAATGTTCGTTCACTGTTGGGTGGGTGTTAACGTTGTCTGCAAGTGCCTTTTCTACATCTCATACTTTCTTACTCTATGTCTGAAATTTCCATGCATTAATTATTGAAGCAACAGATTTCACTTATTTTTTGAAgtacaaagtttagttacaaaattagttatagtcTTAGGTTATAAattcactcaataaaataaatattattgcatattttaaaaatctaaccgttgaattacatgttcatTACGgccttaatacatatgtcaatttttgtgtcaatcggatattatttactatataatctataatcttatattttatacataattttaaattacaaaaacttgcaatttaaaaatttattgatgacataactattgatcttcaatttttttgaaattttgcaaatatggaggatgtaagaagaagatgtaatcctatgatagatttgtcaaaattcacctctaataaaaagatattaagtgagtttgtagcctaagactacaatcgattttgtagttaaactttatcATGGTAAATTATGATTGTTGCAATATTAAAAGTAATGTCAATGATAATCACATATATATGAAAGTAATGTTGTACTTATCATAATCTACCATTTTAGATattgtcactacaaaaaactAGACCTACGTTGACCTTTCTAAAGCGCCACTAtatttatagcatttttttgttattgaagGGTACTTCTCATCCATACTCTTTGAGCGGCCTTATAATCTAATTAATGCCATCTACTCTTGTCCATAGGGTTTAGTTCCAAGGGTCGAATCTTTGTTACTTAtgataagaaataaaatttttaaaacttagaaTACAGTGGCAAATAATCCttaatatttttagtattaaTTTGTAAACTCAAATTATAAAGGAGTTAAGGAGATGTAAATTCGGTTACCCTAAAAGCATATTATAAAGCTACAAAGTACAAATAGCCCTGTATCAcatgtatatattatatatatatatatatatatatatatatattctcataaatcataatatatattgatgtaaGTATAACAGTAAATTTGGCAGGATCAATCTCTTCAAAACGTAGAATGATTGCCTTTGATTGAGGCAATAGTAAACAATAACCCATAATTATAAATTGTTGAATGGAGAGTTCTTGTTGTGTGGTGTATGAATTAGTCGACAGAAAAAGGCCGGAATTTGCCgagaattttcttttgcttcatttttGTAAAGTCATACAAGTATAAATAAGTATAGAAAATAGTAACATATAATATAGTGATAGGTTAGGCATACAATTTAAGTAATAGGCAGATTAATTGTCACATACGTTGTATTGTAGAATTGACAAAAAATGATCATCGATTAGGATGGCAAGAGTGCCACAGGTAGTTGCTCTTGCTCAGTGACTCAAGGGTGCTTCAAAACTTTCAATATCAGGATTCCTCAATAATAGCAAATTAAAGCctattggattttattttttatttttcattttagaattggatgatttggatttaaaaaagagaagtaaATAGTTaggtttggaagaaaaaaacaaagaaatatatgAGATAAGAGCCAATGATAGAATCCAAAATAATATGAACAGTATTATATCTATATTGatggacaaaattaaaatactttttcaataCCTATATTAATCCGCTTCAGACTTTGAAAATGGGTTGGTTGAACTTTTCAAATCACTTATTCATGAAAGTGAATCAGAAAACAATTAACTTCAATAAGAAGTTTCTCCAAATATATATAGCTAGCGTAGTTAGGTGATCTAACTTGTGTGCTAATTAACTCCCAATTTCTTATTGAATCAACCGATCAATAGCTTTGTTCAATTTACTATCAAACAGTAATTTTGGATTGTAATCGTTTTCAGCAAATACTTGGACAAAACTATCTAGCACAAGTCCTTGCCAGCattgtcatttaaattttttaataacttgatGATTGGGGGAGTAACATTTCAACATTGAATGCCTTTATCGAAAACATTGTAAATATTAGTTAAGCTACAAGACCTTAAAGCTAATAGCCTACTAGTACTACCATATCGTTGTGTaatgaaaattagaattttatttagcAATGCAGCAGTGATTTATATATTATGTTCCTTA contains the following coding sequences:
- the LOC115959526 gene encoding probable LRR receptor-like serine/threonine-protein kinase At5g48740 isoform X1: MNMKCFWVGFLLFCGFFVVGFCDQDGFLSISCGGNTSYIDSSKISWVPDGEYVSTGNITTVKNSGGTSTSNVPIRYFPNTQGRKCYKLPVNNVSSLVLVRARFLYQNYDGLGKPPAFSVSLGRAITSTINLTTNDPWTEEFLWSDNKETLTFCLLAIPDGGSPLISSLEVRPLPQGAYASGMGDFPNKSLRKSYRINCGYANGSLRYPLDPYDRIWDADKNFTPFHVSTGFKIQRNFNLSTLRESPPAAVLETARVLARKEVLTYNLPLDTLADYYIVLYFAGIVPVSPSFNLLINGDVVQSNYTVKMSEVSALYFTRKEIKSLNITLKSITYYPQINAIEVYQIVDIPLEASSTTVSALQVIQQFTGLDLGWQDDPCSPTQWDHIGCEGSVVTSLELSDINLRTISPTFGDLLDLKTLDLHNTSLTGVIQNFGSLQDLEKLNLSFNKLTSFGSDLENLVSLKILDLQNNSLQGIVPDSLGNLVNLHLLNLENNKLQGALPQSLNKESLEIRTSGNLCLGSSTMTCNDVSSNPSIETPQVTIFTKKKQSGHNHIAIIAGAVGGAVLALILSLAVFLYIKKNRSEVTYTSRAAAEMQNWNIATEMRKWNAAKVFSYKEIKAATNNFKEVIGRGSFGSVYLGKLRDGKLVAVKVRFDKSQLGADSFINEVYLLSQIRHQNLVCLEGFCHESKQQILVYEYLPGGSLADHLYGINSKKASLSWVRRLKIAVDAAKGLDYLHNGSEPRIIHRDVKCSNILLDMEMNAKVCDFGLSKQITQADATHVTTVVKGTAGYLDPEYYSTQQLTEKSDVYSFGVVLLELICGREPLSHSGTPDSFNLVLWAKPYLQAGAFEIVDESLTGTFEVESMRKAAFVAVKSVERDASQRPTIAEVLAELKEAYSIQLSYLASFEHGS
- the LOC115959526 gene encoding probable LRR receptor-like serine/threonine-protein kinase At5g48740 isoform X3, which translates into the protein MNMKCFWVGFLLFCGFFVVGFCDQDGFLSISCGGNTSYIDSSKISWVPDGEYVSTGNITTVKNSGGTSTSNVPIRYFPNTQGRKCYKLPVNNVSSLVLVRARFLYQNYDGLGKPPAFSVSLGRAITSTINLTTNDPWTEEFLWSDNKETLTFCLLAIPDGGSPLISSLEVRPLPQGAYASGMGDFPNKSLRKSYRINCGYANGSLRYPLDPYDRIWDADKNFTPFHVSTGFKIQRNFNLSTLRESPPAAVLETARVLARKEVLTYNLPLDTLADYYIVLYFAGIVPVSPSFNLLINGDVVQSNYTVKMSEVSALYFTRKEIKSLNITLKSITYYPQINAIEVYQIVDIPLEASSTTVSALQVIQQFTGLDLGWQDDPCSPTQWDHIGCEGSVVTSLELSDINLRTISPTFGDLLDLKTLDLHNTSLTGVIQNFGSLQDLEKLNLSFNKLTSFGSDLENLVSLKILDLQNNSLQGIVPDSLGNLVNLHLLNLENNKLQGALPQSLNKESLEIRTSGNLCLGSSTMTCNDVSSNPSIETPQVTIFTKKKQSGHNHIAIIAGAVGGAVLALILSLAVFLYIKKNRSEVTYTSTEMQNWNIATEMRKWNAAKVFSYKEIKAATNNFKEVIGRGSFGSVYLGKLRDGKLVAVKVRFDKSQLGADSFINEVYLLSQIRHQNLVCLEGFCHESKQQILVYEYLPGGSLADHLYGINSKKASLSWVRRLKIAVDAAKGLDYLHNGSEPRIIHRDVKCSNILLDMEMNAKVCDFGLSKQITQADATHVTTVVKGTAGYLDPEYYSTQQLTEKSDVYSFGVVLLELICGREPLSHSGTPDSFNLVLWAKPYLQAGAFEIVDESLTGTFEVESMRKAAFVAVKSVERDASQRPTIAEVLAELKEAYSIQLSYLASFEHGS
- the LOC115959526 gene encoding probable LRR receptor-like serine/threonine-protein kinase At5g48740 isoform X2 translates to MNMKCFWVGFLLFCGFFVVGFCDQDGFLSISCGGNTSYIDSSKISWVPDGEYVSTGNITTVKNSGGTSTSNVPIRYFPNTQGRKCYKLPVNNVSSLVLVRARFLYQNYDGLGKPPAFSVSLGRAITSTINLTTNDPWTEEFLWSDNKETLTFCLLAIPDGGSPLISSLEVRPLPQGAYASGMGDFPNKSLRKSYRINCGYANGSLRYPLDPYDRIWDADKNFTPFHVSTGFKIQRNFNLSTLRESPPAAVLETARVLARKEVLTYNLPLDTLADYYIVLYFAGIVPVSPSFNLLINGDVVQSNYTVKMSEVSALYFTRKEIKSLNITLKSITYYPQINAIEVYQIVDIPLEASSTTVSALQVIQQFTGLDLGWQDDPCSPTQWDHIGCEGSVVTSLELSDINLRTISPTFGDLLDLKTLDLHNTSLTGVIQNFGSLQDLEKLNLSFNKLTSFGSDLENLVSLKILDLQNNSLQGIVPDSLGNLVNLHLLNLENNKLQGALPQSLNKESLEIRTSGNLCLGSSTMTCNDVSSNPSIETPQVTIFTKKKQSGHNHIAIIAGAVGGAVLALILSLAVFLYIKKNRSEVTYTSTAEMQNWNIATEMRKWNAAKVFSYKEIKAATNNFKEVIGRGSFGSVYLGKLRDGKLVAVKVRFDKSQLGADSFINEVYLLSQIRHQNLVCLEGFCHESKQQILVYEYLPGGSLADHLYGINSKKASLSWVRRLKIAVDAAKGLDYLHNGSEPRIIHRDVKCSNILLDMEMNAKVCDFGLSKQITQADATHVTTVVKGTAGYLDPEYYSTQQLTEKSDVYSFGVVLLELICGREPLSHSGTPDSFNLVLWAKPYLQAGAFEIVDESLTGTFEVESMRKAAFVAVKSVERDASQRPTIAEVLAELKEAYSIQLSYLASFEHGS